From a single Bryobacter aggregatus MPL3 genomic region:
- the tsaE gene encoding tRNA (adenosine(37)-N6)-threonylcarbamoyltransferase complex ATPase subunit type 1 TsaE — MNYRTRSEEETIALGHELSALLPQRGAVLLIGNLGAGKTTLVKGIAEARGAALRDDVSSPTFPLIHEYGNPARVFHIDLYRLESEQEVLSLGIDELLDRNALTLIEWGERFPALWPRDILAIRLEHGGEDERRITLAPLQSRDS, encoded by the coding sequence ATGAACTATCGTACCCGTAGCGAAGAAGAGACGATTGCGCTTGGTCACGAGCTGTCGGCGTTGCTGCCCCAGCGAGGGGCCGTGCTGTTGATCGGCAATCTAGGGGCAGGGAAGACGACACTCGTGAAAGGCATTGCCGAGGCGCGTGGCGCTGCGCTGCGCGACGATGTTTCCTCCCCTACCTTTCCGCTGATTCATGAGTATGGCAACCCGGCGCGGGTCTTCCACATTGACCTCTACCGGCTGGAGAGCGAGCAGGAAGTGTTGTCCTTGGGCATTGATGAATTGCTCGATCGCAATGCGCTCACACTCATCGAATGGGGCGAGCGCTTTCCGGCTCTCTGGCCCCGGGATATCCTGGCTATCCGTCTGGAGCATGGAGGAGAAGACGAGCGCCGCATTACGCTCGCTCCGTTACAATCAAGGGACTCATGA
- a CDS encoding bifunctional ADP-dependent NAD(P)H-hydrate dehydratase/NAD(P)H-hydrate epimerase encodes MKILSPEEMRAADAAAVKAGIPAVILMENAAYGVLRELERRYAPLEKQRIAIFCGKGNNGGDGLALARLLHVHHRPAWLKVILAFDVEDMTESATGQLKMLEALGIPYTMQIPLDLAVTTLAIDALLGTGASGAPREPIASLVAQINALPIATRVAVDIPSGAVQADLTVSFEAPKLLQVLQPMGELVVVPIGLPVLHSQLQLTTRADLQPVGAPRAAASYKNSFGHVAILGGASGKHGALNLAGTTAIRAGAGLVTLYSPDAGFVPLLPDLMMGRWQDIPKTLQGKSVLAIGPGLGEDADKKKLVADLYLHWPAPLVLDADALNLLSPLTEAASFPRVLTPHPGEMKRLLGRDIVDRIEDARELAKRSHCIVVLKGDRTVIAFPDGETWINPTGSPALAKAGSGDVLTGLTAALLSQYRDHTKTAVIAAVYLHGRCGELAAQHQHEMTSLASTLCEYLPEALHELSYP; translated from the coding sequence GTGAAAATCCTGAGTCCTGAAGAAATGCGCGCTGCGGATGCGGCGGCAGTGAAAGCCGGAATTCCGGCGGTGATTCTGATGGAGAATGCTGCCTATGGCGTGCTGCGCGAGCTAGAGCGCCGCTATGCGCCGCTCGAGAAGCAACGGATCGCCATCTTCTGCGGCAAGGGGAACAATGGGGGCGATGGCCTTGCCCTGGCTCGCTTGCTGCACGTGCACCACCGGCCGGCATGGCTCAAGGTGATTCTCGCCTTCGATGTGGAAGACATGACGGAGAGTGCGACCGGGCAATTGAAGATGCTGGAAGCGCTCGGCATTCCGTACACGATGCAGATTCCGCTCGACTTGGCGGTAACTACTTTGGCGATCGATGCCTTGTTGGGCACTGGGGCCAGCGGCGCGCCGCGCGAACCGATTGCGAGTCTGGTGGCGCAGATCAATGCTTTACCCATTGCCACGCGGGTGGCCGTGGATATTCCGAGCGGGGCGGTCCAGGCCGATTTGACTGTGAGTTTTGAAGCGCCGAAGTTATTGCAGGTATTGCAGCCGATGGGCGAACTGGTTGTAGTTCCGATTGGATTGCCGGTGCTGCACTCGCAGTTACAACTCACCACGCGTGCGGATCTGCAGCCGGTGGGGGCACCGCGCGCGGCGGCCAGCTACAAGAACAGCTTTGGCCATGTCGCGATTCTCGGTGGAGCTAGTGGCAAGCATGGGGCCTTGAATCTGGCGGGGACTACGGCGATTCGCGCGGGCGCAGGTTTGGTGACGCTGTATTCTCCCGATGCGGGCTTTGTGCCGCTCCTGCCGGATTTGATGATGGGCCGCTGGCAGGACATCCCCAAAACGCTTCAGGGAAAAAGTGTTTTGGCGATTGGTCCGGGGCTGGGTGAGGATGCAGACAAGAAAAAACTGGTGGCGGATCTGTATCTCCACTGGCCCGCGCCGCTGGTGCTGGATGCGGATGCGCTGAATCTACTGTCTCCGCTGACGGAGGCGGCTTCGTTCCCGCGTGTGCTGACGCCGCATCCGGGCGAGATGAAGCGTTTGCTCGGACGGGATATTGTTGACCGGATTGAGGATGCCAGAGAGTTGGCAAAACGAAGCCATTGCATTGTTGTTCTGAAGGGTGATCGCACGGTGATTGCCTTTCCGGATGGCGAGACATGGATCAATCCGACGGGCTCTCCCGCATTGGCGAAGGCGGGCTCGGGCGACGTGCTTACCGGCCTGACGGCGGCGCTACTGAGTCAGTATCGCGACCATACGAAGACCGCGGTGATTGCGGCGGTCTATTTGCATGGACGTTGTGGAGAACTTGCTGCACAGCACCAGCACGAGATGACCTCGCTGGCCTCGACACTGTGCGAATATCTGCCGGAGGCACTGCATGAACTATCGTACCCGTAG
- a CDS encoding PP2C family protein-serine/threonine phosphatase, whose product MTVREALSRVGWWERIFAVFFLVFVVGSLTGGLGDVGFALVLMGLIATAPVAILRISRLLLRSVIWRLSNRLIVSYIFIALVPLLLLLTLCGIATYLATGQMATYLINSELDRQIGTLRGAAESVLRVPAERRVASIERLGDYFTDRFPNFEIRLDQTDSYVYPEDASIQKPPAGTKDAAGILRKDNEYYIWAHVKSTDGEVTALAPLSGAYLSSLVPHLGAVSLRGSASEAEGRVRLRRQKRNRTAVGEVSIPTPVNAADIQLNWFTVVPVHVWEAPAQESDGILMLRTRFFAVVGVIFATQQEQNSLLNSLLFASSLFLLFEIVALVIGVKMTRTITVAVHDLYEGTNRVMEGDFSHRIPLTGRDQLAQLSDSFNRMTENLEKLLQVAKENERLNAELEIAREVQRQLYPKFVPESKEICLTAHYQPARMVSGDYFDFHRLSEHEICFSMGDVAGKGISAALLMATVQSSFRSRIQTSSADLNCAQTVTELNKQLYANTAPEKFSTFFLGIFDETSGKLRYTNAGHLPPILIRKGEATLLNVDGMVVGAFPFAKYGESEVALEPGDFLLLYTDGISEPQNDYGEMYGEDRLIELVKRNVHLSDQGIIEAVMAAVEQWTGSPDLQDDMTLLIARRP is encoded by the coding sequence TTGACTGTCCGCGAAGCCCTCAGCCGTGTTGGCTGGTGGGAGCGCATTTTTGCGGTGTTCTTTCTGGTATTTGTCGTGGGCTCTCTGACGGGTGGGTTGGGGGATGTCGGTTTCGCGCTGGTGTTGATGGGACTGATCGCCACCGCTCCGGTGGCGATCTTACGGATTAGCCGTCTGCTCTTGCGCAGTGTGATCTGGCGGCTCAGCAATCGCCTCATCGTCTCGTACATCTTCATCGCACTTGTTCCGCTGCTGCTGCTGCTGACATTATGCGGGATTGCGACTTATCTGGCGACAGGCCAGATGGCGACCTATTTGATCAATAGCGAACTCGACCGCCAGATTGGCACCTTGCGCGGGGCCGCGGAATCGGTCTTGCGTGTTCCTGCGGAACGGCGCGTTGCCTCGATTGAGCGGCTGGGGGATTACTTTACGGATCGCTTTCCGAACTTCGAGATTCGTCTGGACCAGACGGACTCGTATGTTTATCCGGAAGATGCCAGCATCCAGAAACCTCCGGCCGGGACAAAGGATGCCGCCGGGATCCTTCGCAAAGACAACGAGTATTACATTTGGGCGCATGTGAAGAGTACGGACGGTGAAGTGACTGCGCTGGCTCCGCTCTCGGGCGCCTACCTGTCGAGCCTGGTGCCGCATTTGGGCGCGGTTTCCCTGCGTGGCTCCGCGAGTGAAGCGGAAGGGCGCGTGCGCCTGCGCAGGCAGAAGCGGAATCGGACCGCGGTGGGGGAGGTGTCGATTCCCACTCCGGTCAATGCGGCAGACATCCAGCTCAATTGGTTCACAGTTGTGCCTGTGCATGTCTGGGAGGCTCCGGCACAGGAGAGTGACGGCATTCTGATGTTGCGCACTCGCTTTTTCGCGGTGGTGGGTGTCATTTTCGCGACGCAACAGGAACAGAACTCGCTCTTGAACTCCCTGCTCTTTGCGTCGTCGCTGTTTCTGCTTTTTGAGATTGTCGCGCTAGTCATTGGCGTGAAGATGACGCGTACAATCACCGTCGCCGTGCATGATTTGTATGAAGGCACCAACCGTGTGATGGAAGGTGACTTCTCGCACCGCATTCCACTGACCGGACGAGATCAGTTGGCGCAGTTGAGCGATTCGTTCAATCGCATGACGGAGAACCTGGAGAAACTGCTTCAGGTGGCCAAAGAGAATGAGCGCCTGAATGCTGAGCTTGAGATTGCTCGTGAGGTGCAGCGGCAGCTCTATCCGAAGTTTGTCCCAGAGTCAAAAGAGATCTGTCTGACGGCGCATTATCAGCCGGCGCGCATGGTCTCTGGTGACTACTTTGACTTCCATCGCTTGTCCGAGCATGAGATCTGTTTTTCGATGGGCGACGTGGCGGGCAAAGGAATTTCGGCGGCTCTTTTGATGGCAACGGTGCAATCGAGTTTCCGGTCGCGGATCCAGACCTCCAGTGCCGATCTCAACTGTGCGCAAACGGTGACGGAGCTGAACAAGCAGCTTTATGCAAACACGGCGCCGGAGAAGTTTTCTACCTTCTTTCTCGGCATCTTCGATGAAACAAGCGGGAAGCTGCGTTATACGAATGCGGGCCACTTGCCGCCGATTCTGATTCGCAAAGGCGAGGCTACTCTCTTAAATGTGGACGGTATGGTGGTGGGCGCTTTTCCCTTTGCAAAGTATGGCGAAAGTGAAGTGGCGCTCGAGCCGGGAGATTTTCTGCTGCTCTACACCGATGGAATCTCAGAGCCACAGAATGACTATGGCGAGATGTACGGCGAAGATCGTCTGATCGAATTGGTCAAGCGGAATGTCCATCTGAGTGACCAGGGAATCATCGAAGCAGTGATGGCTGCTGTGGAGCAATGGACCGGATCGCCGGATCTCCAAGACGATATGACGCTTTTGATTGCACGCCGTCCCTGA
- a CDS encoding TIGR00730 family Rossman fold protein, which translates to MAENRRYKDPLAYQKEEFLHSPEARSVRILSEYLDPLREFRLHQIHDTIIFFGSARIPSPESEGFETSSMGRYYKECQELACRLTEWSMSLDRDESKFVVCTGGGPGIMEAANRGASEAGGSTIGLNIGLPMEQFPNPYITPDLSFEFHYFFMRKFWFAYLAKAMVVFPGGFGTLDELMELLTLTQTRKLRKKMVTVLYGTTFWQKILNFDALVEYGMISPEDLELFQFADDVDTAFQMLRDGLTNLYLNPEVLLPEAEVTTPAIASSRV; encoded by the coding sequence ATGGCTGAAAATCGTCGCTATAAAGATCCTCTTGCGTATCAGAAAGAGGAGTTTCTGCACTCTCCCGAAGCACGGAGTGTCCGGATTTTATCGGAGTATCTCGATCCACTTCGTGAGTTTCGGCTGCACCAGATTCACGACACGATCATTTTCTTTGGCTCGGCACGCATTCCGTCTCCGGAGAGCGAGGGCTTTGAAACCAGTTCGATGGGGCGCTATTACAAAGAATGCCAGGAACTGGCTTGCCGCCTGACGGAATGGTCCATGAGCCTTGATCGGGACGAATCGAAATTTGTCGTCTGTACGGGCGGTGGTCCCGGCATTATGGAAGCGGCCAATCGGGGCGCGAGCGAGGCAGGGGGCAGCACTATCGGGCTGAATATCGGCTTGCCGATGGAGCAGTTTCCGAATCCGTACATCACTCCCGATCTGAGCTTTGAGTTTCACTACTTCTTCATGCGCAAGTTCTGGTTCGCCTATCTGGCGAAGGCCATGGTGGTGTTCCCTGGTGGTTTTGGGACCCTCGATGAGTTGATGGAGTTACTGACTCTCACCCAGACCCGGAAGCTGCGCAAGAAGATGGTGACGGTTCTTTATGGCACCACCTTCTGGCAGAAGATTCTCAATTTTGATGCCCTGGTTGAGTATGGAATGATCAGCCCGGAGGATCTGGAACTGTTTCAATTTGCAGACGACGTCGACACAGCTTTCCAGATGCTGCGGGATGGTCTGACGAATCTATACTTGAATCCGGAGGTTCTGCTGCCCGAGGCTGAAGTGACAACTCCCGCCATCGCCAGCTCTCGCGTGTGA
- the lpxD gene encoding UDP-3-O-(3-hydroxymyristoyl)glucosamine N-acyltransferase — MRLSEIAAQLGCRVAGESDPEIHSLSGMEQAAVGQLTFLANPKYAHKVKDTQASAIIAAQPSALLPTLLSSNPYLDFARALELFYQAPQPAPGISPLAHIAASAEIGEGARIGPFCSVGEKVKIGKNAILHPHVVIYEGASIGDDFLAHSHAVVREFCRVGHRVILQNHVVIGGDGFGFAKGADGTHHKIVQSGVTVLEDDVEIQALSNIDRATMGETRIKRGAKVDSLVQVGHACVVGEDNILCAQVGLAGSTILKKSVLLAGQVGVSGHLTIHDNAVVYAQSGIGHDVPQDTIVSGSPAFDYREWRRAVTAFPKLGEMVRHLRDLETRLKALEEGKSTNG; from the coding sequence ATGCGTCTTTCTGAGATTGCGGCTCAGCTTGGCTGTCGCGTGGCGGGCGAGAGTGACCCCGAAATTCATTCCCTCAGTGGCATGGAGCAGGCTGCGGTGGGCCAACTCACCTTTTTGGCCAACCCCAAATATGCCCATAAGGTGAAAGATACGCAGGCCAGCGCGATCATTGCGGCGCAGCCGAGTGCGCTGTTGCCGACGCTTCTTTCCTCCAATCCTTATCTCGATTTTGCGCGCGCCTTGGAACTGTTCTATCAGGCGCCGCAACCCGCGCCTGGCATCTCGCCCCTCGCCCACATTGCGGCCAGCGCCGAGATTGGGGAGGGGGCGAGGATTGGCCCCTTTTGCTCGGTTGGCGAGAAGGTGAAAATTGGTAAGAACGCGATTCTGCATCCCCATGTCGTGATCTATGAGGGAGCCAGCATCGGTGATGACTTTCTCGCCCACTCGCATGCTGTGGTGCGGGAGTTCTGCCGTGTGGGGCACCGGGTGATTCTGCAGAATCATGTGGTCATTGGCGGCGATGGATTTGGCTTTGCCAAGGGCGCCGATGGCACGCATCACAAGATTGTGCAATCGGGAGTCACGGTTCTCGAAGACGATGTTGAGATTCAGGCGCTGAGTAATATCGATCGCGCCACGATGGGTGAAACACGTATCAAGCGTGGAGCGAAAGTCGATTCCCTCGTGCAGGTCGGACACGCCTGTGTGGTGGGCGAAGACAATATTCTCTGTGCTCAGGTTGGGCTGGCTGGGTCGACGATTCTGAAGAAGTCGGTGCTGCTGGCCGGACAGGTGGGCGTCTCTGGCCATCTGACGATTCACGACAATGCGGTTGTGTACGCTCAGAGCGGTATTGGACATGATGTTCCACAGGACACGATTGTTTCGGGTTCACCGGCGTTTGATTACCGGGAATGGCGGCGGGCCGTGACCGCGTTTCCGAAGCTGGGCGAGATGGTCCGCCATCTGCGCGACCTCGAGACCAGATTGAAAGCTTTAGAAGAAGGTAAGTCCACGAATGGCTGA
- a CDS encoding PEP-CTERM sorting domain-containing protein, with product MRATLITSLLFCSAAYGGTLQITGVDTSRGGSVYFLENGELTLGYAGVIQGIYNGNSIDTLFCVDLFTPINFDDYESRLVYPHSERSEDRVAWLLNTRLTDINSPNYGIALQLAIWDIIHDGGDGLATGSIQASFSGSPANQTPTEIITLVNLFLAESLGMSSTNATIFINTLTSNNTPAQNLIGSFRPETTSDVPEPASIGFAAFGLIALCLARKRKDPNC from the coding sequence ATGAGAGCAACGCTGATCACATCTCTCTTGTTCTGTTCTGCAGCTTACGGAGGTACACTTCAAATCACCGGCGTCGATACCTCTCGCGGTGGAAGCGTCTATTTTCTGGAGAATGGCGAGCTCACTCTAGGTTACGCCGGCGTCATCCAAGGCATTTACAACGGAAATTCGATCGACACCCTCTTTTGCGTTGATCTCTTTACTCCGATAAATTTTGATGACTACGAATCTCGCCTCGTTTATCCTCACAGTGAGCGATCAGAGGATCGTGTCGCCTGGCTGCTGAATACACGCTTGACTGACATCAACAGCCCAAACTATGGAATTGCATTACAATTGGCGATTTGGGACATTATCCACGACGGTGGTGACGGATTAGCAACTGGTTCAATTCAGGCATCTTTCAGCGGATCTCCCGCCAATCAAACACCTACTGAAATCATTACGCTGGTAAATCTATTCCTTGCCGAAAGCTTGGGAATGTCCTCGACCAACGCAACGATCTTCATCAATACATTGACGAGCAACAACACGCCAGCACAAAATCTGATTGGGTCGTTCCGGCCTGAGACCACTTCCGACGTGCCCGAACCCGCAAGTATTGGATTCGCCGCCTTCGGACTCATCGCTCTTTGTCTCGCCAGAAAGCGCAAAGATCCCAACTGCTAG
- a CDS encoding NADP-dependent oxidoreductase, with amino-acid sequence MKAAQIHQYGGPEVLQYEDAPDPKPGPKEVLVRVISTSVNPIDYKLRSGALKALMPLKFPAILGRDLAGEVLSVGQDVTGFGPGDLVMGLTDRCYADLVAIPSDALTRIPDGMTASEVGVLPLVCMTGAQLMERGVHVKEGMRVLVTGALGSVGRVAVHVAMQHGAIVVAGVRAAQREEAQLLRASAVLAMDDEKEIGALPELDAIADTVGGPLLSKLIWRMKKSGVLASVVGKPDLPPGTSIDARSIFAHSDPDRLTQLAIDIREGLFQVPIAHYFPLRDIQQAHQAAEHHPGGKISIEP; translated from the coding sequence ATGAAAGCCGCACAGATCCACCAGTACGGAGGCCCAGAAGTACTGCAGTATGAGGATGCGCCAGACCCCAAACCCGGCCCGAAGGAGGTACTGGTGCGAGTGATCTCCACAAGCGTCAATCCAATTGACTATAAATTGCGGAGTGGCGCGCTCAAGGCCTTGATGCCGCTGAAGTTTCCGGCCATTCTCGGGCGTGATCTTGCGGGTGAGGTGCTGTCCGTCGGTCAGGACGTGACGGGCTTTGGCCCAGGGGATCTGGTGATGGGCCTGACGGATCGTTGCTATGCCGATCTTGTGGCTATTCCCTCAGATGCTCTCACCAGGATTCCAGATGGGATGACTGCAAGTGAAGTCGGAGTTCTGCCCTTGGTGTGCATGACGGGGGCTCAACTGATGGAACGTGGGGTTCATGTCAAAGAAGGGATGCGGGTTCTGGTGACAGGCGCCTTGGGGAGCGTGGGCCGTGTCGCCGTTCATGTCGCAATGCAGCATGGGGCGATTGTCGTTGCGGGAGTCCGGGCGGCACAGCGGGAAGAAGCACAATTGCTTCGGGCCAGCGCGGTACTGGCAATGGACGATGAGAAAGAGATTGGGGCGCTGCCGGAACTGGATGCCATTGCCGACACAGTCGGTGGCCCCCTCCTGTCGAAGCTGATCTGGCGAATGAAGAAGAGCGGAGTACTGGCTTCGGTTGTGGGAAAACCGGATTTACCCCCTGGCACTTCCATCGATGCGCGGAGCATCTTTGCGCATTCCGATCCAGACCGTCTGACACAGCTTGCCATTGATATTCGTGAGGGCCTGTTTCAGGTTCCGATTGCGCATTATTTTCCGTTGCGCGATATTCAGCAAGCTCATCAGGCAGCGGAGCATCACCCGGGCGGGAAAATCTCTATCGAGCCCTAG
- a CDS encoding TonB-dependent receptor — protein sequence MVGTVTDPSGAVVPGAQVTARNVNTGVRATANTDGTGNFRVPYLQPGQYTLEAQAGGFKRFIRKDISLELDRELRVDVALETGQASESISVTAEAAMVQTETGALSTTVENRQVVNLPLQGRNPQELKNLSAGVIKNRDGDIITNGGMVRKDPYYIDGAHSSNHVWSGTPVNPNPDVVSEVKVVTNSFSAEYGQTSGSVMLANTKSGTNEFHGTLFEFFRNNVLNAGNYYTGQKPIVRYNQFGGTLGGPVIKNKTFAFGGVQINRQRGTTVFNNQTLPLEAFRRGDFSSILGESLGTDLLGRPVFRNQIFDPASARTVKNASGADVVVRDAFAGNVIPMSRLSPAALKLQSYYPLPQTGSVRNNYSASGSNVTNQYAIDLKVDHNFSDKDKLMGRYSQTGNTQLMPQLFNEMIGGGSSYGTNSLNTARQAVLNYVRIIGSRTTNDLHLSYFRTFPKRYNAGYGKLSQADLGIMGMNTANEKKGAPLIEFGGTGGFTALGSPSGSLLLEKQESFALVNITTLVRGSHTIKFGGEVRKLRTDNIQPQPDNGRFFFNNVFTDQRGFNNTGYDYASFLLGLPQSYTYENYPGYISPRTSVYAVFVQDDYRVNKKLTLNLGLRWDAPLYWNERKNRSGVFDLDQKRFIQFGTNGFRTTNWNQDYNNFGPRFGFAYSPFAKNSTVVRGGYGIFTISQQGFGQSGGLPRQPIFADADAGRYTSVDLINPKTTLDLIPYTPADKTGSNAVSVGIYPANNPVSYFQQWNLNIGHQISSYFFEAGYAGSKGTHLPYGNYNLNAIPPSMAPAAQGRFIAPYVAYPQYPNGVTVNTSIGSSNYNSLQVKVERRFAQGFGFLAAYTFQKTMAVGDLGYRDPLGNRNLDYGIEPNSAPHRFTIAYTYALPFGRGHRWLTNGIASQVLGGWEFNGITTLQSGFPLTVTTAQNQCQCGAINRPNVSRSPVLSSDKRSVNQWFDTGAFSIPAQFTIGNAGRGLFFGPGLVNHDLNLGKRFATPMLSERSNLEFRAEFYNLTNTPYFANPGTSLGGNNFGVITGVSGSSRTIQMALKFNF from the coding sequence ATGGTCGGGACCGTTACCGATCCCTCAGGAGCCGTAGTTCCAGGCGCGCAAGTCACTGCTCGAAACGTCAATACTGGCGTCCGGGCCACCGCAAACACAGACGGGACCGGCAATTTCCGTGTTCCTTACCTACAACCCGGACAGTACACGCTCGAGGCACAGGCCGGCGGCTTCAAGCGATTCATCCGCAAAGACATCAGCCTCGAACTCGACCGGGAACTCCGCGTCGATGTCGCCCTGGAAACAGGCCAGGCCAGCGAATCAATCAGCGTCACCGCTGAGGCGGCGATGGTGCAAACCGAAACCGGCGCGCTCAGCACCACCGTCGAGAACCGGCAAGTCGTCAATCTCCCCCTGCAGGGCCGCAATCCCCAGGAATTGAAGAATCTCTCTGCCGGCGTCATCAAGAACCGCGACGGCGACATCATCACCAACGGCGGCATGGTGCGCAAGGATCCCTATTACATCGACGGCGCACACAGCTCCAACCACGTCTGGAGCGGCACCCCCGTCAATCCAAACCCGGACGTCGTCTCTGAAGTGAAGGTTGTCACCAACAGCTTCTCGGCCGAGTATGGCCAGACCAGTGGCTCCGTGATGCTCGCCAATACCAAGAGCGGCACCAATGAGTTCCACGGCACCCTGTTCGAGTTCTTCCGCAACAACGTACTGAACGCTGGCAACTACTACACCGGCCAGAAGCCGATCGTTCGCTACAACCAGTTCGGCGGCACCCTCGGCGGCCCGGTCATCAAGAACAAGACCTTTGCCTTCGGCGGCGTCCAGATCAACCGCCAGCGCGGCACGACGGTTTTTAATAACCAGACCTTGCCGCTCGAAGCCTTCCGCCGCGGCGATTTCTCCAGCATCCTCGGCGAGAGTCTCGGCACCGACCTTCTCGGACGCCCGGTTTTCCGGAACCAGATTTTCGATCCTGCGAGCGCACGCACAGTGAAGAATGCTTCCGGCGCCGATGTGGTCGTTCGCGATGCCTTTGCTGGTAACGTCATTCCGATGAGCCGTTTGAGCCCGGCCGCATTGAAGCTGCAGTCCTACTATCCGCTGCCCCAGACAGGCAGCGTGAGAAACAACTACAGTGCATCCGGCTCGAATGTGACCAATCAGTACGCCATCGACCTCAAGGTAGACCACAACTTCTCCGACAAAGACAAGTTGATGGGCCGTTACTCCCAGACGGGTAACACCCAGCTCATGCCCCAGTTGTTCAACGAAATGATCGGTGGCGGAAGCTCCTATGGAACCAATAGCTTGAACACCGCTCGCCAGGCCGTCTTGAACTATGTCCGCATCATCGGCTCCCGTACGACGAACGACCTCCATCTCTCCTACTTCCGCACCTTCCCCAAGCGCTACAACGCAGGTTACGGAAAGCTGAGCCAGGCCGATCTCGGCATCATGGGCATGAACACGGCGAACGAGAAGAAGGGCGCCCCCCTGATCGAATTCGGTGGCACGGGTGGCTTCACTGCCCTCGGCAGTCCTTCCGGATCGCTGCTGCTCGAAAAGCAGGAGAGCTTCGCCCTCGTCAACATCACCACTCTCGTCCGTGGCAGCCACACCATTAAGTTTGGCGGCGAAGTTCGCAAGCTGCGCACCGACAACATCCAACCCCAACCGGATAATGGCCGCTTCTTCTTTAATAACGTCTTTACGGACCAGCGCGGCTTCAACAATACCGGCTACGACTACGCGAGCTTCCTGCTCGGTTTGCCGCAGTCCTACACCTACGAGAATTACCCCGGCTACATTTCGCCCCGCACCTCGGTTTACGCCGTCTTCGTGCAGGATGACTACCGCGTCAACAAGAAGCTCACCTTGAACCTCGGCCTCCGCTGGGATGCACCTCTCTACTGGAACGAGCGCAAGAACCGCAGCGGCGTCTTTGATCTCGATCAGAAGCGCTTCATCCAATTCGGCACCAACGGCTTCCGCACCACCAACTGGAATCAGGACTACAACAACTTTGGTCCGCGATTTGGCTTTGCTTACTCTCCTTTCGCCAAGAACTCGACGGTCGTTCGTGGCGGCTACGGCATCTTCACCATCAGCCAGCAGGGCTTTGGACAATCGGGCGGTCTGCCTCGTCAACCGATCTTCGCCGACGCCGATGCCGGTCGCTACACGAGCGTAGACCTGATCAACCCGAAGACCACGCTCGACCTGATTCCATACACTCCTGCCGACAAGACCGGTAGCAACGCTGTCTCGGTTGGCATCTATCCGGCCAACAATCCGGTTTCCTACTTCCAGCAGTGGAACCTGAACATTGGCCACCAGATCTCCAGCTACTTCTTTGAAGCGGGTTACGCAGGGAGCAAGGGCACCCACCTTCCCTACGGCAACTACAACCTCAACGCCATCCCGCCCAGCATGGCTCCGGCAGCTCAGGGCCGCTTCATCGCTCCCTATGTCGCCTATCCGCAGTACCCGAACGGCGTCACCGTCAACACCTCCATCGGCTCCTCGAACTACAATTCGCTGCAGGTGAAGGTGGAACGCCGCTTCGCCCAAGGCTTCGGCTTCCTCGCCGCTTACACCTTCCAGAAGACAATGGCTGTCGGGGATCTCGGCTATCGCGATCCTCTCGGCAACCGCAATCTCGATTACGGGATCGAGCCGAATAGCGCTCCCCACCGCTTCACCATCGCCTACACCTATGCCCTTCCCTTTGGCCGTGGCCATCGTTGGCTGACCAACGGGATTGCATCCCAGGTGCTGGGCGGTTGGGAATTCAATGGAATTACCACGCTCCAGAGCGGCTTCCCGCTCACCGTCACCACGGCGCAGAACCAGTGCCAGTGCGGCGCGATCAACCGTCCGAACGTCTCACGCAGTCCTGTTCTCAGCAGCGACAAGCGCTCGGTCAACCAGTGGTTCGACACGGGCGCCTTCAGCATTCCCGCGCAGTTCACGATCGGCAATGCCGGCCGCGGACTCTTCTTCGGCCCTGGCCTGGTCAATCACGATCTCAACCTCGGCAAGCGTTTCGCCACGCCGATGTTGAGTGAACGGTCGAATCTGGAATTCCGCGCGGAGTTCTACAACCTCACCAATACGCCTTATTTCGCCAACCCAGGTACCTCGCTCGGCGGCAACAACTTCGGCGTGATCACCGGGGTTTCAGGCTCCTCACGCACCATCCAGATGGCGCTGAAATTCAATTTCTAG